In Mustela erminea isolate mMusErm1 chromosome 8, mMusErm1.Pri, whole genome shotgun sequence, a genomic segment contains:
- the SLC38A11 gene encoding putative sodium-coupled neutral amino acid transporter 11 isoform X4 produces the protein MARVVSLSPYIPKTEDAWVFAKPSAIQALGVMSFAFICHHNCFLVYGSLEDPTVAKWSRIIHTSTLASVLISTLFATCGYLTFTGFTQGDLFENYCRNDDLVTFGRFCYAVTVILTYPIECFVTREVITNVFFGGNLSLVFHIIVTVVIITVAMLISLLIDCLGKVLELNGVLCAAPLIFIIPSACYLKLSEEPRTHSDKIMSCVMLPVGVMVMVTGLLMAVTNPQDCTHGQEMFYCFPDNLSLTNISVSHLQLTTQLSLLNSSIFQ, from the exons ACCAAAAACAGAAGATGCTTGGGTATTTGCAAAACCCAGTGCCATTCAGGCTCTTGGCGTGATGTCATTCG CATTCATTTGTCACCATAACTGCTTCTTAGTTTATGGTTCTTTGGAAGACCCCACAGTCGCTAAGTGGTCCCGCATCATCCACACGTCCACTTTGGCTTCTGTACTCATCAGTACTCTCTTTGCTACCTGTGGATACTTGACCTTTACTGGCTTCACCCAAG GAGACTTATTTGAAAACTATTGCAGAAATGATGATTTGGTAACATTCGGAAGGTTCTGTTATGCAGTCACCGTCATTTTAACGTACCCTATTGAATGCTTTGTGACTAGAGAG GTAATTACCAATGTGTTTTTTGGTGGGAATCTTTCATTGGTCTTCCACATTATTGTTACAGTGGTTATCATTACTGTAGCCATGCTTATATCATTGCTGATTGATTGTCTTGGAAAAGTTTTAGAACTCAAT GGTGTGCTCTGTGCCGCTCCACTAATTTTTATCATTCCATCAGCATGCTATCTGAAACTGTCTGAAGAACCGAGGACACACTCAGATAAGATTATGTCCTGTGTCATGCTTCCTGTCGGTGTTATGGTGATGGTTACTGGACTCCTCATGGCCGTCACAAATCCTCAAGACTGCACCCATGGGCAGGAAATGTTCTACTGCTTTCCTGACAATCTCTCCCTCACAAACATCTCAGTTTCTCATCTTCAACTGACAACACAACTTTCACTTTTAAACAGCAGTATCTTTCAATGA